One genomic window of Actinoplanes lobatus includes the following:
- a CDS encoding hydrogenase maturation protease, whose amino-acid sequence MVIGVGNEYRRDDGFGPTVVARLTELGLGDPESGVTVRATDGEPTRLIDLWTGADLAVVVDAVRDGHDHGGHRYELVLGELTDLPDERSSSSHGISLGSTVELGQALGRLPHRLVVLAVGGHEFGFGAGLTPEVAAAVEPVVARVRDLVG is encoded by the coding sequence GTGGTGATCGGCGTCGGCAACGAGTACCGCCGGGACGACGGGTTCGGGCCGACGGTGGTCGCGCGACTGACCGAGCTGGGACTGGGCGATCCGGAGTCGGGTGTGACGGTGAGGGCCACTGACGGGGAACCGACCCGTCTGATCGACCTGTGGACCGGGGCCGACCTGGCGGTGGTGGTCGATGCGGTGCGCGACGGCCACGATCATGGCGGCCACCGGTACGAACTGGTTCTCGGCGAGCTCACCGACCTGCCCGATGAGCGTTCCTCCAGCTCCCACGGGATCAGCCTCGGCAGCACGGTGGAGCTGGGCCAGGCACTCGGACGGCTGCCCCACCGTCTGGTGGTCCTCGCCGTGGGAGGCCACGAGTTCGGCTTCGGCGCCGGGCTCACCCCCGAGGTCGCCGCGGCGGTGGAGCCTGTCGTAGCGCGGGTCCGCGACCTGGTGGGCTGA
- a CDS encoding DUF1876 domain-containing protein, with amino-acid sequence MVQTRNWTVDVAIDENEEDRRTHAVAVLHSGVRSPVRGEGTAHRAPCDREVPEVGDELATARALSDLAYQLLDMTAADIEAITHRPAHLIS; translated from the coding sequence ATGGTTCAGACACGGAACTGGACGGTTGATGTCGCCATCGACGAAAACGAGGAGGACCGCCGTACCCATGCGGTGGCCGTGCTGCACAGCGGGGTCCGGTCGCCCGTACGGGGTGAGGGCACCGCCCACCGCGCACCATGCGATCGGGAGGTGCCGGAAGTCGGCGACGAACTCGCGACGGCGCGTGCCCTGTCCGATCTCGCTTACCAACTGCTGGACATGACAGCTGCGGATATCGAGGCGATCACCCACCGTCCAGCGCACCTGATCAGCTAG
- a CDS encoding universal stress protein produces the protein MNTSGSIVVGTDGSPPAQAAVRWAAIEAQSRGTALTILNAYDNTWAATPGLPRRDLADAADLAEAIVTDARAAVGTMLFNVTVHTVIAPGDPAAVLIERGADADLLVVGHRGRGGFTSLMLGSVSQRVSTHARCPTVVVRGRTSAADGPVLVGADSSSGGALALDAGFEAARLRHAPLLALHAYTEPVPLATPGLPPIPPPHTEGLAKFHASQVNDLLASRRSQYPDVRVQVQVAAGTAAGPLVGASHHAQLVVVGSHGHGALTGTLLGSVGHQLLHHADCPVLIARG, from the coding sequence ATGAACACGAGTGGATCTATAGTCGTCGGCACCGACGGCTCGCCACCGGCGCAGGCGGCCGTCCGGTGGGCGGCGATCGAGGCTCAGAGCCGCGGCACCGCACTGACCATCCTGAACGCCTACGACAACACATGGGCGGCCACGCCCGGGTTGCCACGCCGGGATCTGGCCGACGCGGCCGACCTGGCGGAGGCGATCGTGACGGACGCCCGCGCCGCCGTCGGGACCATGCTGTTCAACGTCACGGTGCACACCGTGATCGCGCCCGGCGACCCGGCGGCCGTGCTGATCGAGCGTGGGGCGGACGCTGACCTGCTCGTGGTTGGCCATCGCGGTCGTGGCGGCTTCACCAGCCTCATGCTCGGATCCGTCAGTCAGCGGGTGTCCACCCACGCACGGTGCCCCACGGTCGTGGTGCGCGGCCGTACGTCAGCCGCCGACGGTCCGGTCTTGGTCGGTGCGGACAGCTCATCCGGTGGCGCACTGGCACTCGACGCCGGCTTCGAGGCCGCCCGCCTGCGGCACGCGCCGTTGCTCGCGCTGCACGCCTATACCGAGCCGGTGCCACTGGCCACCCCAGGCCTGCCCCCGATCCCACCGCCCCATACCGAAGGTTTGGCAAAGTTTCACGCCAGCCAGGTGAACGACCTGCTGGCCAGTCGGCGAAGTCAGTACCCCGACGTCCGGGTGCAGGTCCAAGTAGCCGCCGGGACCGCTGCGGGACCGCTGGTCGGCGCCTCGCATCACGCCCAACTGGTAGTCGTCGGTAGCCATGGTCACGGCGCGTTGACCGGCACCCTGCTGGGCTCGGTCGGCCACCAACTGTTGCATCACGCAGATTGTCCGGTACTCATTGCCCGCGGCTGA
- a CDS encoding universal stress protein, giving the protein MRTQTVVVAADGTDTSRSAITWAAAEALRREQPLRVVHVLDWDWSAARFGYTGEQFETERRNAVALTADAARQARDAAPGIDVETDVIIGDPAAQLIIGSESAGLMVLGNRGHGGFTGLQLGSVSQRVATHGRCPVAVIRENTENDRRPVAAGVDDSPAAGGVLEAAFSAAHQRDVNLVLIRCYTPPFPHYRGGFQPGDLHTPRQDDAERASLAALVEPWQAKFPDLQVEQLVSHDSAAAVLVGVSHGTQLVMVGSRGHGVIAGTLLGSTSLQLLHHAECPVLIVHPERRPARQR; this is encoded by the coding sequence ATGCGGACACAGACCGTCGTCGTCGCAGCCGACGGCACCGATACCAGCCGGTCCGCGATCACTTGGGCCGCGGCCGAGGCACTACGCCGCGAGCAGCCGCTGCGCGTCGTGCACGTACTGGACTGGGACTGGTCGGCCGCACGCTTCGGCTACACCGGTGAGCAGTTCGAAACCGAACGCCGGAACGCGGTCGCCCTCACCGCCGACGCCGCCCGGCAGGCACGAGATGCCGCGCCGGGAATCGATGTCGAAACGGACGTGATAATCGGCGATCCGGCGGCCCAGCTGATCATCGGCTCGGAGAGCGCGGGCCTGATGGTGCTCGGAAACCGCGGCCATGGCGGCTTCACCGGACTGCAACTCGGGTCGGTCAGCCAGCGGGTCGCGACCCACGGGCGCTGCCCGGTGGCGGTGATCCGCGAGAACACCGAGAACGACCGCCGGCCGGTCGCCGCCGGCGTGGACGACTCGCCGGCCGCCGGCGGCGTGCTGGAGGCGGCGTTCAGCGCGGCTCACCAACGGGACGTGAACCTGGTGCTGATCCGCTGCTATACGCCGCCGTTCCCACACTACCGGGGTGGCTTTCAGCCGGGCGACCTGCACACTCCGCGGCAGGACGACGCCGAACGCGCAAGTCTGGCCGCACTGGTGGAGCCATGGCAGGCCAAGTTCCCGGACCTCCAGGTAGAGCAGTTGGTGTCGCACGACAGCGCCGCGGCGGTGCTGGTCGGTGTATCGCACGGCACACAACTGGTGATGGTCGGCAGCCGGGGCCACGGCGTGATCGCCGGGACCCTGCTCGGTTCCACCAGCCTGCAACTTCTGCACCACGCCGAATGCCCGGTGTTGATCGTCCATCCCGAGCGCAGGCCGGCGCGGCAACGATGA
- a CDS encoding pyridoxamine 5'-phosphate oxidase family protein, protein MSLPMKPRHHDPHPALTPAAVWAAVSRAAFAVISHVTPAGAPRSSGVLYAVAGDCIYVVVGADSWKARHIRDNSTIAVTVPVRRGGLLSLLAPIPPATISFPAVVTVHPAEYADHVPRLARLVPPERRADCAVLEIHPTGHYVTYGLGVPLLAMRDTARSRSRVPVR, encoded by the coding sequence ATGTCTCTGCCCATGAAGCCGCGGCACCACGACCCACACCCGGCCCTCACCCCGGCCGCCGTCTGGGCGGCGGTGTCCCGGGCGGCGTTCGCCGTCATCAGCCACGTGACCCCGGCCGGGGCGCCCCGCTCCAGCGGTGTGCTCTACGCCGTCGCCGGCGACTGCATATACGTGGTGGTCGGTGCCGACAGTTGGAAGGCCCGGCACATCCGCGACAACAGCACGATCGCCGTGACCGTGCCGGTGCGCCGCGGCGGCCTGCTGTCGCTGCTCGCCCCGATCCCGCCCGCCACCATCAGCTTCCCGGCCGTCGTCACCGTGCATCCGGCCGAGTACGCGGACCACGTACCCCGCCTGGCCCGCCTGGTGCCACCGGAGCGGCGTGCCGACTGCGCGGTGCTGGAGATCCACCCCACCGGCCACTACGTCACATACGGCCTGGGCGTGCCGCTGCTGGCCATGCGCGACACCGCACGCTCCCGGTCCCGGGTGCCGGTGCGCTGA
- a CDS encoding CBS domain-containing protein → MHVKEIMTSPVHVIWQNDPVENAAELMTAKSVTALPVVDADGLLVGMVADSDLLKGRVPPDVTAHQRRRPDPDPHNRPAMVEEVMSRYPVTTTPDTDVAKVAEQMLEHNIRSLPVVQNRNVVGIISRRDLIRALVRSDDVLAREVRHRLDEYAAGEHRWTVTVETGIVTVAGDYLSETERTVVEILARTVPGVAAVRLDAVPSV, encoded by the coding sequence ATGCACGTCAAAGAAATCATGACCAGCCCGGTTCACGTCATCTGGCAGAACGATCCCGTGGAGAATGCGGCCGAGCTGATGACCGCCAAGTCGGTCACCGCGCTGCCCGTGGTCGACGCTGACGGGCTTCTCGTCGGCATGGTGGCCGACAGCGACCTGCTCAAAGGCCGCGTTCCCCCGGACGTGACCGCCCACCAGCGGCGCCGCCCCGACCCCGATCCGCACAACCGGCCAGCAATGGTCGAAGAGGTCATGTCCCGATATCCGGTGACCACTACCCCCGACACCGACGTAGCGAAGGTCGCCGAGCAGATGTTGGAGCACAACATTCGGAGCCTTCCGGTGGTGCAGAACCGGAATGTCGTCGGCATCATCAGCCGACGTGACCTGATCCGTGCTCTGGTGCGTAGCGACGACGTGCTCGCTCGGGAGGTGCGACATCGCCTCGACGAGTACGCGGCCGGCGAACACCGGTGGACAGTGACCGTCGAGACGGGCATCGTCACGGTTGCCGGGGATTACCTGAGCGAAACGGAGCGGACAGTAGTGGAGATCCTCGCACGAACGGTTCCAGGCGTGGCCGCTGTGCGGCTTGACGCGGTGCCCTCCGTCTGA
- a CDS encoding Crp/Fnr family transcriptional regulator: MTGPMIGRVGARPFFSALTTEQFTVLSADGRPVTYRPGERIFTEGGVADRFWLIETGRVALDMHVPGRGDQIIETLAAGTLLGWSWLYPPYRWQFGALAHEATDGLAFDASSVRRRCAADPTFGYAILRCFTPVIIERLQATRLRLLDLYASPAQAGRPLQRGEASR, encoded by the coding sequence ATGACCGGACCTATGATCGGGCGGGTGGGGGCCCGCCCGTTCTTTTCGGCGCTGACCACGGAGCAGTTCACCGTGCTGTCCGCCGACGGGCGGCCGGTGACCTACCGGCCGGGCGAGCGGATCTTCACCGAGGGCGGGGTAGCCGACCGGTTCTGGCTCATCGAGACCGGCCGCGTCGCCCTGGACATGCACGTTCCGGGACGCGGTGACCAGATCATCGAGACCCTCGCCGCCGGAACCCTGCTGGGCTGGTCGTGGCTGTACCCACCGTACCGGTGGCAGTTCGGTGCGCTCGCGCACGAGGCGACGGACGGGCTCGCGTTCGACGCCTCCTCGGTCCGGCGCCGTTGTGCCGCCGATCCCACGTTCGGGTACGCGATCCTACGCTGTTTCACCCCGGTCATCATCGAGCGGCTGCAGGCGACGCGGTTGCGGCTGCTCGATCTCTACGCGAGCCCGGCCCAGGCTGGACGCCCTCTGCAACGAGGCGAGGCGTCGCGATGA
- a CDS encoding NADH-quinone oxidoreductase subunit B family protein, whose protein sequence is MTDEHANLPTLAVWKFASCDGCQLTLLDCEDELLPLAGRVRIAHFLEASRQALAGPYDISLVEGSITTPEDAERIHRVRDLSRTLVTIGACATAGGVQALRNFADIDEFRSVVYAHPEYVSTLATSTPIAAHVDVDYELHGCPIDRRQLLEVITALLIGRRPNIPAHSVCFECKQRHTVCVVVAHGTPCLGPVTHAGCGALCPAHHRGCYGCFGPMESPNAGAQAGLLRATGMSEADVVRAYRTFNAGAPAFVELSQVTVGPPPGAGPREHQPGEARP, encoded by the coding sequence ATGACCGACGAGCATGCGAACCTGCCGACGTTGGCGGTGTGGAAGTTCGCCTCCTGCGACGGCTGCCAGCTGACCCTGCTCGACTGTGAGGACGAACTGCTGCCGCTGGCCGGTCGGGTGCGGATCGCGCATTTCCTGGAGGCGAGCAGGCAGGCGCTGGCCGGCCCCTACGACATCTCCCTGGTGGAAGGCTCGATCACCACGCCGGAGGACGCCGAGCGTATCCACCGGGTCCGCGACCTGTCGCGGACGCTGGTGACCATCGGCGCCTGCGCCACCGCCGGCGGCGTACAGGCCTTGCGCAATTTCGCCGACATCGACGAGTTCCGTTCCGTCGTCTATGCCCATCCGGAGTACGTGTCGACGCTGGCCACCTCCACCCCGATCGCCGCGCACGTCGACGTCGACTACGAGCTGCACGGCTGCCCGATCGACCGCCGTCAACTTCTGGAGGTCATCACCGCCCTGCTCATCGGGCGCCGGCCGAACATCCCGGCGCACAGCGTCTGCTTCGAGTGCAAGCAGCGCCACACCGTGTGCGTGGTGGTGGCCCATGGAACCCCCTGCCTCGGCCCGGTCACCCACGCCGGCTGCGGCGCGCTTTGCCCGGCACACCACCGGGGCTGCTACGGCTGCTTCGGCCCGATGGAGTCGCCGAACGCCGGCGCCCAGGCGGGTCTGCTGCGGGCCACCGGCATGTCCGAGGCCGACGTCGTGCGGGCCTACCGGACCTTCAACGCCGGAGCGCCCGCGTTCGTCGAACTGTCCCAGGTAACGGTCGGACCGCCGCCGGGGGCCGGTCCGCGCGAACACCAACCTGGAGAGGCGCGGCCATGA
- a CDS encoding Ni/Fe hydrogenase subunit alpha, whose translation MTHRSDRILDVRALARVEGEGAMHVRVRGDSVEDVRLDIYEPPRFFEAFLRGRRYTEPPDITARICGICPVAYQMSACAAIEDACGVPVDGPIADLRRLLYCGEWIESHTLHIYLLHAPDFLGYPSALELAKDRRGIVERGLALKKAGNEIMELIGGRAIHPINVRLGGFYRAPVKEDLAALGRTLRVALDQALDTVQWVAGFDFPDFHHDHELLALVAPGTYAIERGDVATTGGPTFPPRQFEDHVIEEQVPHSTALHARLAGRGRYLVGPAARYTLNRQWLSPLARQAADAAGLGDECRNPYRSILVRAVEVVYAVDEALRLIEEYEPPDRPALEVPPRAGVGFGATEAPRGALFHRYGVDADGLITSARIVPPTSQNQASIEDDLRRFVGARLDLDDKRLTAQCEQAIRNYDPCISCSTHFLDLTVDRE comes from the coding sequence ATGACGCATCGCTCGGATCGCATCCTCGACGTGCGGGCGCTGGCCCGCGTCGAGGGTGAGGGCGCGATGCATGTACGGGTACGCGGCGACAGCGTCGAGGACGTGCGACTGGACATCTACGAGCCGCCACGCTTCTTCGAGGCGTTCCTGCGCGGCCGCCGGTACACCGAGCCGCCCGACATCACTGCCCGCATCTGCGGTATCTGCCCGGTGGCGTACCAGATGAGCGCGTGCGCGGCGATCGAGGACGCGTGCGGTGTTCCCGTCGACGGGCCGATCGCCGACCTGCGGCGGTTGCTCTACTGCGGGGAGTGGATCGAGAGCCACACGCTGCACATCTACCTGCTGCACGCGCCGGACTTCCTCGGCTACCCGAGCGCGCTGGAGTTGGCCAAGGACCGCAGGGGCATCGTGGAGCGCGGCCTGGCCCTGAAGAAGGCCGGCAACGAGATCATGGAATTGATCGGCGGCCGGGCCATCCATCCGATCAATGTGCGGCTCGGCGGATTCTACCGGGCCCCGGTAAAGGAGGATCTCGCCGCGCTGGGACGGACCCTGCGGGTGGCGCTCGACCAGGCGTTGGACACCGTCCAGTGGGTTGCCGGATTCGACTTCCCCGACTTCCACCATGACCACGAGCTGCTCGCACTGGTCGCGCCCGGCACGTACGCCATCGAGCGCGGCGACGTTGCGACAACCGGCGGCCCGACCTTCCCGCCGCGGCAGTTCGAGGACCACGTCATCGAGGAGCAGGTGCCGCACTCCACCGCGCTGCATGCCCGGCTCGCGGGCCGGGGCCGGTACCTGGTGGGGCCCGCCGCCCGGTACACGCTGAACCGGCAGTGGCTCTCGCCGCTGGCCCGCCAGGCCGCCGACGCCGCCGGGCTGGGCGATGAATGCCGCAACCCGTACCGCAGCATCCTGGTCCGCGCCGTCGAGGTGGTGTACGCAGTGGACGAGGCGTTACGGCTGATCGAGGAGTACGAGCCGCCCGACCGTCCGGCGCTGGAGGTACCGCCGCGGGCCGGGGTCGGCTTCGGCGCGACCGAGGCCCCGCGCGGGGCGTTGTTCCACCGGTACGGCGTGGACGCCGACGGCTTGATCACGTCGGCCCGCATCGTGCCGCCCACATCGCAAAACCAGGCCAGTATCGAAGATGACCTGCGCCGTTTCGTCGGTGCTCGGCTGGACCTCGACGACAAGCGGCTGACGGCGCAGTGCGAGCAGGCGATCCGAAACTACGATCCGTGCATCTCCTGTTCCACCCATTTCCTGGACCTCACGGTGGATCGGGAATGA
- a CDS encoding heavy metal translocating P-type ATPase: MRWWREQRETAVFAATTLLLLTGLAFAAAGERDWANRVWVAATVFGLAYSTVALIEAARRREASVDVIAWLALAGALWVGEALAGAVIALMLASGALLEARAQARARRELSALVARAPRTARRDTASGPVEIPVAEVAVGDRLVVGAGEILPVDGRLVDRAVLDESALTGEPIPVERRAGEDVRSGVVNAGQAFRMTATAGAEASTYAGVVRLVEQAQAQSAPFVRVADRVAVAFVPVTLLLAGLAWAFTGDPVRAVAVLVVATPCPLLLAAPIAIISGISRAARTGVIVKGGSALERLAAGRVLLFDKTGTLTAGRPVLTDVVTAADGTLAADEILRLAGSLDQTSAHVLAGAIVTAARDRGLRLSAAEQVVERHGHGIEGTVDGRRVRLGKASTIAGGPMPPWMRHARRRAALEGSLTVFVAVDGVPAGVLLLEDPIRPQAPRMVRALRAAGIGRVVLVTGDHADTAETVGRVVGVDAVHADRDPADKLALVRAEQRRAPTIMVGDGINDAPALAAAGVGVALAARGATASAEAADVVLTVDRIAALADAILIARRCRTIAFWAVGVGMGLSAVAMLVAAAGFLPPVAGAVLQEGIDVAAIAIALIALIPGKTHTVRLPAADLATLQRLYTEHRQVRPLVERVRTVADALDRPPYETGPVRELLDELQDRLVAHERAEEAELLPIMARALGGIEATSGLSRTHAEIEHQISRLRRTVEDLIPEVEPEDVTDVRRLLYGLYAILRLHNAQEEEGAFSLVPEPSRT, from the coding sequence ATGCGGTGGTGGAGAGAGCAGCGGGAGACGGCCGTGTTCGCCGCGACGACGCTGCTGTTGCTGACCGGGCTGGCATTCGCCGCGGCCGGGGAACGGGACTGGGCGAACCGGGTGTGGGTGGCCGCCACCGTTTTCGGGCTCGCGTACTCGACGGTCGCCCTGATCGAGGCGGCCCGGCGGCGCGAGGCGAGCGTCGACGTCATCGCCTGGCTGGCGCTGGCCGGTGCGCTGTGGGTCGGCGAGGCTCTGGCCGGCGCGGTCATCGCGCTCATGCTGGCCAGCGGCGCTCTGCTGGAGGCCCGGGCACAGGCGCGGGCCCGGCGAGAGCTCAGCGCGCTGGTGGCGAGGGCGCCCCGTACCGCACGCCGGGACACCGCGTCGGGGCCGGTTGAGATCCCGGTCGCCGAGGTGGCCGTCGGTGACCGGCTCGTCGTCGGCGCAGGCGAGATTCTGCCGGTCGACGGCCGACTGGTCGACCGGGCGGTGCTCGACGAGTCAGCGCTGACCGGGGAGCCGATTCCGGTGGAGCGCCGGGCGGGTGAGGACGTCCGCAGCGGTGTCGTGAACGCGGGTCAGGCGTTCCGGATGACGGCCACCGCGGGCGCGGAGGCCTCCACGTACGCCGGGGTGGTCCGCCTGGTCGAGCAGGCGCAGGCGCAGAGCGCCCCCTTCGTACGGGTCGCCGACCGGGTCGCGGTGGCGTTCGTGCCGGTGACCCTGCTGCTGGCCGGACTGGCCTGGGCGTTCACCGGCGACCCGGTGCGTGCCGTGGCGGTGCTCGTGGTGGCCACGCCGTGCCCGCTGCTGTTGGCCGCCCCCATCGCGATCATCTCGGGCATTTCCCGTGCCGCGCGTACCGGGGTGATCGTCAAAGGCGGCAGCGCCCTGGAACGGCTCGCCGCTGGACGGGTCCTGCTGTTCGACAAGACCGGCACGCTGACCGCCGGCCGGCCGGTGCTGACCGACGTCGTGACCGCCGCCGACGGGACCCTGGCGGCCGACGAGATCCTGAGGCTCGCCGGGAGCCTCGATCAGACCTCGGCGCACGTGCTGGCCGGGGCGATCGTGACCGCGGCCCGGGACCGCGGCCTGCGCCTGAGTGCGGCGGAGCAGGTGGTGGAGCGCCACGGCCACGGCATCGAAGGCACCGTCGACGGGCGCCGGGTCCGGCTCGGCAAGGCGTCCACCATCGCCGGCGGCCCGATGCCGCCGTGGATGCGGCACGCCCGGCGCCGGGCGGCCCTAGAAGGCTCCCTGACCGTGTTCGTGGCCGTCGACGGCGTACCGGCCGGTGTGTTGCTGCTGGAGGATCCGATCCGCCCGCAGGCGCCCCGGATGGTGCGGGCCCTGCGCGCGGCCGGCATCGGCCGTGTGGTGCTGGTGACCGGGGATCACGCCGACACGGCCGAGACGGTGGGGCGGGTGGTCGGCGTCGACGCCGTGCACGCCGACCGCGACCCGGCCGACAAGCTCGCCCTGGTTCGCGCCGAGCAGCGGCGGGCGCCGACGATCATGGTCGGGGACGGCATCAACGACGCGCCGGCGCTGGCCGCCGCGGGTGTCGGTGTGGCCCTCGCCGCTCGTGGCGCCACCGCCTCGGCCGAGGCCGCCGACGTGGTCCTCACCGTCGACCGGATCGCCGCGCTGGCCGACGCGATTCTCATCGCCCGCCGCTGCCGGACCATAGCGTTCTGGGCGGTCGGTGTCGGGATGGGATTGTCGGCGGTGGCGATGCTGGTCGCGGCAGCCGGCTTCCTGCCGCCGGTCGCCGGGGCGGTGCTCCAGGAAGGCATCGATGTCGCTGCCATCGCCATCGCGCTGATCGCGCTCATTCCGGGCAAGACCCACACGGTACGGCTACCCGCCGCCGATCTGGCCACGCTGCAACGGCTGTACACCGAACACCGGCAGGTGCGGCCGCTGGTCGAGCGGGTCCGCACGGTCGCCGACGCCCTGGACCGGCCACCCTACGAGACGGGCCCGGTTCGTGAGCTGCTCGACGAGCTCCAGGATCGGCTGGTGGCCCACGAACGCGCCGAGGAGGCCGAACTCCTGCCGATCATGGCCCGGGCACTTGGCGGCATCGAGGCGACCAGTGGTCTGAGCCGTACCCACGCGGAGATAGAACACCAGATCAGCCGCCTCCGGCGTACCGTCGAGGATTTGATCCCGGAAGTTGAGCCGGAGGACGTCACCGATGTCCGGCGGCTGCTCTACGGCCTGTACGCCATTCTGCGCCTGCACAACGCCCAGGAGGAGGAAGGCGCTTTCAGCCTGGTGCCGGAGCCCAGCCGGACCTGA
- a CDS encoding 4Fe-4S dicluster domain-containing protein, protein MLLGDELGHEQASVVEAAGLQALFDALHSRGYTVMGPVARDGAIVVAELASAADLPYGWGVETEAGRYRLRARGDTAVFGHSAGPQSWKSVLHPARSRMWSADRATGTVTTEPARPDRYALLGVRPCDLAAIRVLDRVLAGGRHADPIYTSRRDGNLVIAVECTEPGATCFCTSMNTGPNVESGFDLALTEMVDSAGHRFLVRAGTPAGAEVLADLPRRPADEATVQQAGDAVAAAATHMGRHLRTDGLPEMLAASRESTHWDDVASRCLTCGNCTMVCPTCFCTTTEDVTDLTGEHAERWRRWDSCYDLDFSYLHGGSVRTSGQSRYRQWISHKLGTWHDQFGSSGCVGCGRCIVWCPTGIDITQEAAALFALQPSAEGFDEVTP, encoded by the coding sequence ATGCTCTTAGGGGACGAGCTAGGGCACGAGCAGGCGTCGGTGGTCGAGGCGGCGGGGCTGCAGGCGTTGTTCGACGCACTTCACTCCCGTGGCTACACCGTGATGGGCCCGGTGGCCCGCGACGGCGCGATCGTTGTCGCCGAGCTGGCGTCGGCTGCGGACCTTCCATACGGGTGGGGGGTGGAGACCGAGGCCGGCCGTTACCGCTTGCGGGCGCGCGGCGACACCGCCGTCTTCGGACACTCAGCCGGCCCGCAGTCGTGGAAGAGCGTTCTGCACCCGGCCCGTTCCCGGATGTGGTCGGCCGACCGGGCCACCGGCACCGTGACCACCGAGCCAGCACGGCCGGACCGGTATGCACTGCTCGGGGTGCGTCCGTGCGACCTGGCCGCCATCCGGGTGTTGGACCGGGTCCTGGCCGGCGGACGACACGCTGACCCGATCTACACCAGCCGTCGTGACGGCAACCTCGTCATCGCCGTGGAGTGCACCGAACCGGGCGCCACCTGCTTCTGTACCTCCATGAACACTGGCCCGAACGTCGAGTCCGGGTTTGATCTGGCCCTGACCGAAATGGTCGACTCCGCCGGACACCGGTTCCTGGTCCGGGCCGGCACCCCGGCCGGCGCCGAGGTACTTGCCGACCTGCCGCGGCGCCCCGCCGACGAGGCGACAGTTCAGCAGGCCGGCGACGCGGTGGCCGCGGCAGCCACTCACATGGGGCGGCACCTGCGCACCGACGGCCTGCCCGAGATGCTGGCTGCGAGCCGCGAGTCGACGCACTGGGACGACGTGGCTTCCCGTTGCCTGACCTGCGGCAACTGCACCATGGTCTGCCCGACATGCTTCTGCACCACCACCGAGGATGTCACCGACCTGACCGGCGAACACGCCGAACGGTGGCGGCGCTGGGACTCCTGCTACGACCTCGACTTCTCCTACCTGCACGGCGGCAGCGTGCGTACCAGCGGGCAGAGCCGGTACCGGCAGTGGATCAGTCACAAGCTGGGCACCTGGCACGACCAGTTCGGCTCCTCCGGCTGCGTGGGGTGCGGCCGTTGCATCGTGTGGTGCCCGACCGGCATCGACATCACCCAGGAGGCCGCAGCCCTGTTCGCGTTGCAGCCGTCCGCCGAGGGATTCGACGAGGTCACGCCATGA
- a CDS encoding FAD/NAD(P)-binding protein, translating to MSATAEAELAGVAVPCPYRVLSRLVDTDDTVTLTLGNDAGPLPAFAPGQFAMLTAYGIGEVPISLSGVVDTGDGRARRLVHTLRAVGAVTHALHGAVPGGVVGVRGPFGTCWDVASAVGRDVVIVAGGIGLAPLRPLIRAVTAERSRYGRVTLLAGARTPADVLYRDELRRWGEQDVDVAVTVDRPDHDWTGHVGVVTTLIPRAAFEPAGTVAFVCGPEVMMRFTAAALLAQGVAATRIRVSLERNMRCGAGWCGHCQLGPLLVCRDGPVVDWSRAAPLTSVREL from the coding sequence ATGAGCGCGACGGCCGAGGCAGAGTTGGCCGGCGTGGCGGTGCCATGCCCGTACCGGGTGCTGTCGCGTCTCGTGGACACCGACGACACCGTCACCCTGACTTTGGGGAACGACGCCGGCCCGTTGCCGGCGTTCGCCCCGGGGCAGTTCGCGATGCTCACCGCGTACGGCATCGGCGAGGTGCCGATCTCGCTCAGTGGCGTGGTGGACACCGGCGACGGGCGCGCCCGTCGCCTGGTACACACCCTGCGCGCGGTGGGCGCGGTGACCCATGCACTGCACGGGGCCGTGCCGGGCGGCGTGGTCGGGGTGCGCGGGCCGTTTGGCACCTGCTGGGATGTCGCATCGGCGGTCGGCCGGGACGTGGTGATTGTCGCCGGCGGGATCGGGCTGGCGCCGCTGCGCCCGCTGATCCGGGCGGTGACGGCCGAGCGGTCCCGGTACGGCAGGGTGACACTGCTGGCCGGTGCCCGAACGCCCGCCGACGTGCTCTACCGCGACGAGCTGCGCCGGTGGGGTGAGCAGGACGTGGATGTCGCCGTCACCGTCGACCGGCCCGACCACGACTGGACCGGCCACGTCGGGGTGGTGACCACGCTGATCCCGCGGGCGGCATTCGAGCCGGCCGGCACGGTCGCGTTCGTCTGCGGACCTGAGGTGATGATGCGGTTCACGGCCGCTGCGCTGCTGGCACAGGGGGTGGCCGCCACACGGATTCGGGTATCGCTGGAGCGCAACATGCGCTGCGGTGCCGGCTGGTGCGGGCACTGCCAGCTCGGGCCGCTACTGGTCTGCCGGGACGGGCCGGTGGTCGACTGGTCGCGGGCGGCGCCGCTGACGAGCGTGCGGGAACTCTGA